One Cyprinus carpio isolate SPL01 chromosome B25, ASM1834038v1, whole genome shotgun sequence genomic region harbors:
- the LOC109059829 gene encoding high mobility group protein 20A-like encodes MEEQSGSPGANTDNSSQRNGEEKPRRSSWTKGRRRKKPLKDSNAPKAPLTGYVRFMNERREQLRAERPDVPFPEITRMLGNEWSKLPPEEKQRYLDEADKDKERYMRELEQYQKTEAYKHFSRKVQEKQKGKRHRGDAGRQAPGESLHEKDLGIKDRSVFDIPIFTEEFLNHSKAREAELRQLRKTNMEYEERNAALQKHVESMRSAVERLEGDVQQERTRNGLLQQHLDTLRSALTHSFATVPLPGSGETPTLDSIDSYMKKLHGIILSSPQENQHLISTVRDVVNRLDR; translated from the exons atggaGGAGCAGAGCGGGTCACCGGGGGCCAACACAGACAACAGCAGCCAGCGTAACGGAGAGGAG AAACCTCGCAGGAGCAGCTGGACCAAAGGCAGGAGGAGGAAGAAGCCACTGAAGGACAGTAATGCCCCCAAAGCCCCGCTAACAGGATACGTGCGCTTCATGAACGAGCGCCGCGAGCAGCTGAGGGCGGAAAGACCAGACGTGCCTTTCCCAGAGATCACCAGGATGCTCGGGAATGAGTGGAGCAAACTGCCTCCGGAAGAGAAGCAG CGGTATCTGGATGAAGCGGACAAAGACAAGGAGCGCTACATGAGAGAACTGGAGCAGTATCAGAAGACTGAAGCCTATAAACACTTCAGCAGGAAGGTGCAAGAGAAACAAAAAggaaagagacacagaggag ATGCTGGAAGGCAGGCGCCTGGTGAATCGCTTCATGAG a AAGATCTGGGCATAAAGGATCGCTCCGTGTTTGATATTCCCATCTTCACTGAAGAGTTTCTGAATCACAGTAAAG CGCGCGAGGCTGAACTGCGGCAGCTGAGAAAGACCAATATGGAGTATGAGGAGCGTAACGCGGCGCTGCAGAAGCATGTGGAGAGCATGCGCTCGGCCGTGGAGCGTCTGGAAGGAGACGTGCAGCAGGAGCGCACCAGAAATGGCCTCCTGCAGCAGCACCTGGACACCCTGCGCTCGGCCCTCACACACAGCTTCGCCACCGTCCCCCTGCccg GCAGCGGCGAGACGCCCACACTCGATTCCATCGACTCCTACATGAAGAAGCTTCACGGCATCATTCTGTCCAGCCCACAGGAGAACCAGCACCTGATCAGCACCGTCAGGGATGTGGTCAACCGCCTCGACAGGTAG